A stretch of the Lytechinus variegatus isolate NC3 chromosome 5, Lvar_3.0, whole genome shotgun sequence genome encodes the following:
- the LOC121416156 gene encoding lysyl oxidase homolog 2-like: MIVSISITRARSVFKRENMALGSTTQASRFRSLFWVLLCYMIPTGSGKLDWVIRLDGSQLSTEGRIEVFLDGQWGTITNINTWGYNEVSVVCKQLGFHGNQVAVLGGGYYGRGSGPVHLANVKCPEEATSLEQCSHVQVKGEYINHELDVAITCDAAIRLKGSRTSGNFLNGIVQVYTNEWITLCTSYWTSVNSKVACRRLGYPVGRASSIRVPETLTSVYRRDYQCIGDEWKLEECPNDVNNLTSCQSHVPYINCSNVETSSPSYDKSSFTLSTISGSIVFLVIIIMVLLGYLVSVRKRSSRHRRWITLANGRQQDRPSETERRRRRRRRSGRVRRGTQRRQAPNVNTISNGQQGNDLPPYSRLEEDIPPPYSQLSLPRIEIPVVGREERYTEQPPRYTETDALDFFQELDADQLRLQYENRADAERLAARCGQQSPPDYSTAVESPQMNTQSVSQHNELETISLQGPSSSGDEGDDISLSGCRNPIPIIPKDMVNMDATVTSVEV; encoded by the exons ATGATCGTTTCTATTTCCATAACGCGGGCACGAAGTGTATTCAAGAGAGAAAACATGGCGTTGGGAAGCACAACACAGGCTTCACGATTTCGGAGCTTATTTTGGGTTCTACTTTGTTATATGATACCAACGG GTTCAGGTAAACTTGATTGGGTGATTCGACTGGATGGCTCACAGCTATCCACCGAGGGGAGAATAGAAGTGTTCTTAGATGGCCAATGGGGGACCATCACGAATATTAATACGTGGGGCTACAATGAAGTTAGTGTAGTCTGCAAGCAGCTTGGATTCCATGGCAACCAAGTTGCGGTTCTTGGAGGAGGTTATTATGGTCGAGGCAGTGGCCCAGTCCATCTTGCGAATGTGAAGTGTCCGGAGGAAGCAACTTCCTTGGAACAATGTTCACATGTCCAAGTGAAAGGAGAATACATTAACCATGAACTCGACGTGGCCATTACTTGCG ATGCTGCAATTCGCCTCAAAGGTAGTCGAACTAGTGGAAATTTTTTGAACGGCATTGTTCAAGTATATACCAACGAATGGATCACCTTATGCACGTCTTACTGGACAAGTGTCAACTCTAAG GTGGCGTGTAGACGACTAGGGTATCCAGTAGGACGTGCTTCTTCGATTAGGGTTCCTGAGACATTAACCTCAGTATACAGGAGGGATTACCAATGCATCGGCGATGAATGGAAATTGGAAGAATGTCCCAACGATGTTAATAATTTAACATCTTGTCAATCGCATGTCCCTTATATAAATTGCAGCAATGTGGAGACATCTTCACCCTCATACG aTAAGTCATCATTTACACTGTCCACAATCTCTGGATCTATAGTCTTCCTcgtgatcatcatcatggtccTCCTAGGTTACCTTGTCAGTGTGAGGAAAAGATCCAGCAGACACAGGCGATGGATCACATTAGCTAATGGACGGCAACAAGATCGACCAAGTGAGACggagagaagaaggaggaggaggaggaggtcaGGAAGAGTGAGAAGGGGTACCCAAAGACGTCAAGCACCTAATGTCAATACCATCAGTAATGGTCAACAGGGGAACGACTTGCCTCCTTACTCCCGCCTTGAGGAAGACATACCACCGCCGTACTCACAGCTGTCTCTTCCACGGATTGAGATCCCGGTTGTAGGAAGAGAGGAACGTTATACCGAACAACCTCCGCGTTATACCGAAACTGACGCTCTCGATTTCTTCCAAGAGCTTGACGCCGATCAGTTGCGATTACAGTATGAGAACAGGGCGGACGCTGAACGGTTAGCGGCTCGCTGCGGTCAACAATCACCTCCGGACTATTCCACAGCGGTTGAATCGCCGCAGATGAATACTCAGTCTGTAAGTCAACATAATGAACTGGAAACTATTTCCTTGCAAGGCCCCTCAAGCTCTGGCGATGAGGGCGATGATATATCCCTATCAGGTTGCCGAAACCCAATCCCCATTATCCCTAAAGACATGGTCAATATGGACGCAACTGTAACATCAGTTGAAGTGTAG